A genome region from Variovorax paradoxus includes the following:
- a CDS encoding Lrp/AsnC family transcriptional regulator: MESIDKFDLAILQELQADGRLTNAELAQRVGLSAAPCWRRVRALEEAGFIKGYHAEIDRHKIGLGVLAFVRVDTERVTHEATRKLEDAIRKLPEVVACHYISGTGTFELQVVAQDLDSFSAFARQHLMNLPNVKDLHTSFSLGEVKASSALPLGHLAK, from the coding sequence ATGGAAAGCATTGACAAGTTCGACCTTGCAATCCTGCAAGAACTGCAGGCCGACGGGCGCCTCACCAACGCCGAGCTGGCGCAGCGCGTCGGCCTGTCGGCCGCGCCCTGCTGGCGCCGGGTGCGCGCGCTGGAGGAAGCCGGCTTCATCAAGGGCTACCACGCCGAGATCGACCGCCACAAGATCGGGCTGGGCGTGCTCGCCTTCGTGCGCGTGGACACCGAGCGCGTGACGCACGAGGCCACCCGCAAGCTGGAGGACGCGATCCGCAAGCTGCCCGAGGTGGTGGCCTGCCACTACATCAGCGGCACTGGCACCTTCGAGCTGCAGGTGGTGGCGCAGGACCTCGACAGCTTCTCGGCCTTCGCGCGCCAGCACCTGATGAACCTGCCCAACGTGAAGGACCTGCACACCAGTTTCTCGCTGGGCGAGGTGAAGGCCAGCAGCGCGCTGCCGCTGGGGCACCTGGCGAAATAG
- a CDS encoding roadblock/LC7 domain-containing protein, with amino-acid sequence MNISLALKLKAASEAQHILDEIAGVTAVVIATPDGFEIASASLRSFDPSRIAAMASSISAMGSVVSQEARLGRCKCITVGTDDGFALFSPVRNEEAELVVNVIANAGAVLAQAMYRTATCVKVLEAHKSGWLPPRIGE; translated from the coding sequence GTGAACATCAGCCTCGCACTGAAACTGAAGGCCGCCTCGGAGGCGCAGCACATCCTCGACGAGATCGCGGGCGTGACCGCGGTTGTCATCGCGACGCCGGACGGCTTCGAGATCGCCAGCGCCAGCCTGCGCAGCTTCGACCCGTCGCGCATCGCCGCCATGGCGAGCTCCATCTCCGCCATGGGCAGCGTGGTATCGCAGGAGGCGCGGCTGGGCCGCTGCAAGTGCATCACCGTGGGCACCGACGACGGCTTCGCGCTCTTCAGCCCCGTGCGCAACGAAGAAGCGGAACTGGTGGTGAACGTGATTGCCAACGCCGGCGCGGTGCTCGCGCAGGCGATGTACCGCACCGCCACCTGCGTGAAGGTGCTCGAGGCGCACAAATCGGGCTGGCTGCCCCCCAGGATCGGCGAATGA
- a CDS encoding GTP-binding protein, with protein MREYKLVLTGPMGVGKTTAIAAISEAPPISTDVANADTSVAKATTTVGLDFGQLTLDNGDRLRIYGTPGQSRFDFMWQILIRDALGLAILLDNSRPRPLDDMHTYLDGFADALKEMPCVIGVSRCDTHASPSLDDYAYALQARGLVLPIVAVDLRRRDDVISLVETLLVQIEAIDAGVSP; from the coding sequence TTGAGGGAATACAAACTCGTCCTGACCGGCCCGATGGGCGTGGGCAAGACCACCGCCATCGCCGCCATCAGCGAGGCACCGCCCATTTCCACCGACGTCGCGAACGCCGACACCTCGGTGGCCAAGGCCACCACCACCGTGGGACTGGACTTCGGCCAGCTGACGCTGGACAACGGCGACCGGCTGCGCATCTACGGCACGCCGGGCCAGAGCCGCTTCGACTTCATGTGGCAGATCCTGATCCGCGACGCGCTCGGCCTGGCGATCCTGCTCGACAACTCGCGTCCGCGACCGCTGGACGACATGCACACCTACCTCGACGGCTTTGCCGACGCGCTGAAGGAAATGCCCTGCGTCATCGGCGTGAGCCGCTGCGACACGCACGCCTCGCCCTCGCTGGACGACTACGCGTACGCGCTGCAGGCCCGAGGGCTGGTGCTGCCGATCGTGGCCGTCGACCTGCGCCGCAGGGACGACGTGATCTCGCTGGTCGAAACCCTGCTGGTGCAGATCGAAGCCATCGACGCGGGAGTCTCGCCGTGA
- a CDS encoding basic amino acid ABC transporter substrate-binding protein → MNRIRRALSLGLLASTAFFSFGAAQAQNRELIVASSATYAPFAFENKDKQIVGFDIDIINAIAKQQGLKIKIVNTPFTGIFGALNNGDVDLVISGVTINEKRKQSYDFTPPYFAARQLIALPKNSKVASLKDLAGKKIAVVSASTADDIASREFGKTSPDIRRFESTPLIISELAGGGVDAAMGDNGVIAYRVAQNPDLKTLDDKSFPEEGFGIVVKKGDKALLDKLTAGLAAIRADGSYVTIYKKWFNKDPNVR, encoded by the coding sequence ATGAACCGCATCCGGCGCGCCCTTTCGCTCGGCCTCCTCGCCAGCACCGCCTTCTTCTCGTTCGGTGCAGCACAGGCCCAGAACCGCGAACTCATCGTCGCGTCGAGCGCCACCTATGCGCCCTTCGCCTTCGAGAACAAGGACAAGCAGATCGTCGGGTTCGACATCGACATCATCAACGCCATCGCGAAGCAGCAGGGCCTGAAGATCAAGATCGTCAACACGCCCTTCACCGGCATCTTCGGCGCGCTGAACAACGGCGACGTCGACCTCGTGATCTCGGGCGTGACCATCAACGAGAAGCGCAAGCAGAGCTACGACTTCACGCCGCCCTACTTCGCGGCCCGCCAGCTGATCGCGCTGCCGAAGAACAGCAAGGTCGCCTCGCTGAAGGACCTGGCCGGCAAGAAGATCGCCGTGGTGAGCGCCTCCACCGCCGACGACATCGCCTCGCGCGAGTTCGGCAAGACCAGTCCCGACATCCGCCGCTTCGAGAGCACGCCGCTCATCATTTCCGAGCTGGCCGGCGGCGGCGTCGATGCCGCGATGGGCGACAACGGCGTCATCGCCTACCGCGTGGCGCAGAACCCCGACCTGAAGACGCTGGACGACAAGTCGTTCCCCGAAGAGGGCTTCGGCATCGTCGTGAAGAAGGGCGACAAGGCCCTGCTCGACAAGCTCACCGCCGGCCTGGCCGCCATCCGCGCGGACGGCAGCTACGTGACCATCTACAAGAAGTGGTTCAACAAGGACCCGAACGTGCGCTGA